CTGCAGGGCTCCCCGCTTGAGGGGCTGCTCGCCCGCGCGGTGATCGTCACCGACGCCGAGCACAACGTCGTCTACACCGAGCTTGTCAGCGAGATCACCAACGAGCCGGACTACGACGCCGCCGAGGCCGCCTTGAGCGGAAGCAACGGGTAGTAAACACATGCAGATCACCGGATTCGCGGCCGGTCCGCTGCAGACCAACTGCTACATCGTCTCCAACGAGGACACGGGTGAGGCAGTGGTCGTCGACCCGAGCTACGGGGCGCATGCGCGCGTGGAGAAGTTCTGCGCGGCAGAAAACCTCACCGTGGTCGCAATCATCTTGACCCACGGCCACATCGACCACATTCGCGACGCAGGCATCTTTGGAGTGGAAACGTTCATTCACACCGACGACGCCTTCATGCTCGACGGGGCGGCGGCCACCGAGTGGCTGCGCGTGCCCTTCGACATCGACAACATGGAGCCGATTGCCAACCTCACCGAGGTCACCGGCGGCCAACAAGTCACCCTCGCCGGCATGGACTTCACCGTCCGGCACGCCCCGGGCCACTCGCCGGGCAGCGCGCTGTGGATCCACGACGACTTCGTGCTCGCCGGCGACGTGATCTTCCAGGGCTCGATCGGGCGCACCGACCTGCCGTACTCGGACGAGGAGGCGATGCAGGCTAGCCTGCGCGGGCCCGTGTGGGAGATCGAGGACCGCCTGCCACTTCTTCCCGGCCACGGCCCGACGACCACAATGGCGCACGAACGCGCCACCAACCCCTACCTGCGGGCGGCGAACCAGGGGCGCTGACTAGACTTCTCACCCGTGAGCGAAAACAGCACATTTCAGGCCCTGTCCGCCCCAAAGGGCGTGCCCGACTACGTCCCGCCGGCCTCGGCGACGTTTATCGCGGTGCGTGACGAGTTCGCGCGCCAAGCGCGGCTTGCCGGCTACCAGCACATCGAGCTGCCGGTGTTCGAGGACACCACGCTGTTCGCCCGCGGCGTGGGGGAATCGACCGATGTGGTCTCAAAGGAGATGTACACCTTCGCCGACCGCGGCGACCGCAGCGTCACGCTACGCCCGGAGGGAACGGCAGGGGTGATGCGCGCGGTGATCGAGCACAACCTCGACCGCGGCTACCTGCCGGTCAAGCTCAATTACTATGGCCCGTTTTTCCGCTACGAGCGCCCCCAGGCGGGCCGCTACCGCCAGCTGCAGCAGGTGGGCGTGGAGGCCATCGGCGTCGACGACCCGCTTCTCGACGCCGAAATCATCGCCCTGGCCGACCGCTGCTACCGCGCCGTCGGCCTGACGGGCTTCCGCCTCGAGCTGACAAGCCTGGGAGACAACACCTGCCGGCCCGCCTACCGCGAGAAGCTGCAGAAGTTCCTCTTCTCCCTCGACCTGGATGAGGAAACGCGCCGGCGCGCGGAGATCAACCCGCTGCGGGTGCTCGACGACAAGCGCCCCGAGGTCAAGGCGATGACCGCGGATGCCCCGCTGATGATCGACCACCTCTCGGACGAAGCGCGCGCGCACTTTGACACGGTGACCGCCACCCTCGACGCGATGGGCGTCGACTACGTGATCAACCCGCGCATGGTGCGCGGGCTGGACTACTACACCAAGACAACCTTTGAGTTCGTCCACGACGGTCTCGGGGCTCAGTCGGGTATCGGCGGCGGCGGGCGTTACGACGGCCTCATGGCCCAAATCGGCGGCCAGGACCTCTCCGGCATAGGCTTCGGCCTCGGTGTCGACCGCACCGTGCTCGCTCTCGAGGCGGAAGGCGTCACCCTCGATGGGGTTGAGCGCCGCGTCGACGTGTTCGGGGTGGCGATGGGCGAGGAGGCGAGCAAACGCATGAGCTTGCTTATCGACGACCTCCGCGCCGCCGGAATTTCCGCCGACATGTCCTACGGCGGGCGCGGGCTCAAGGGCGCGATGAAGGGCGCCGACCGGGCGGGCGCGAAGTTCGCGCTCGTGCTCGGCGACAACGAGCTGGAGGCGAGCGAGGTCGCGGTGAAGAACCTCGCGGAGCACAGCCAGACCTCGGTGGCGCTTGACGCCCAGGCCGTGATCGCGGCGGTGGCTAGCACTCGGTGATGTTGACGGGAAGCCCGAGTTGAACGGCTAGCCCGCCCATCGAGGTTTCCTTGTATTTGGTCATCATGTCGCGGCCGGTGGCGGCCATGGTTTCCACGACGTCGTCGAGGGTGACGATGTTCGTGCCGTCGCCAAGCTTGGCCAGGCGCGCGGCGTTGATCGCCTTGACCCCGCCGATGGCGTTGCGCTCGATGCAGGGCACCTGCACGAGCCCGCCGACTGGGTCGCAGGTCAGCCCCAGGTTGTGCTCAAGCGCGATCTCAGCGGCGTTTTCGACCTGTTCGGCGGTGCCGCCCAAAATGGCGCACATGCCCGCCGCGGCCATCGCGGAGGCGGAGCCGACCTCGCCCTGGCAGCCGACCTCGGCGCCCGAGATCGAGGCGTTCGTTTTGATGATCGCCCCGATCGCGCCGGCGGTGAGAAGAAACTCTCGGGCCCGCTCGTCGGTAAAGTCCTCGGTGAAATCACGGCAGTAGTGCATCACGGCGGGGATGATGCCCGCCGCGCCGTTCGTCGGGGCGGTGACCACCTGGCCGTGGGCGGCGTTTTCCTCGTTGACGGCGAGCGCGAAGAGGTTGACCCACTCCATCGCGTCGAGGCCGCGGGCCGTGGATTCCTCGTACTCGGCGGTGAGCAGGCGGTACAGACGCGGGGCGCGGCGGGTGACGTTGAGCCCGCCCGGCAGCACGCCTTCGGCTTTCAGCCCGTTGGCGACGCACTCCTGCATCACGTTCCACACCGAATCGAGGTGCGCGCTGACCGTGTCCCAGCCGTGCAGGGCCTCCTCGTTTGCGCGCATCACCTCGGCGATGCTTAATCCGTTGTCGCGGCAGTGGTTCAAAAGCTCCTCACCAGAGTGGAACTCGAAGGGGATTGTGTCGTCGGGCTGTTCCGTGGACACCCCAGCGCGGTTGCGGTGGGCTTCCATGCCCGCGCGGTCGAGGATGAACCCGCCGCCGACGGAGTAGTACTCCTTGCGCGAGGTAATGCGGTTGCCCTCAGCGTCCCACGCGTCGAAGATCAGGCAGTTGGGGTGCTGTGCGACCGGCTTGGGGTTAAACGTCACCTCGTAGTCGACGCTGCCCGCCGGCCCGGAGATGGTGCCGGACTCGGGGATTGCCACCCCGGGCACCGGGTCGATGTCGGGCGTGGTGGTCGTCGGGGTGTAGCCGACAAGGCCGAGCAGGACCGCGCGGTCGGTCCCGTGCCCCACACCCGTGGCGGCCAGCGAACCGCGCAGCTCGACTCCCACGCGGGTGGGCAGCTCGCCGAGGTTGTCGACGAAGGCCATCGCCGCGCGCATCGGGCCAACGGTATGGCTTGACGACGGCCCAATGCCGATGCTGAACAGGTCAACGACACTGACAGTATTCTGCGACATAAAACAGATGCTACCTCACTGAACTATTCGCCACGGTGGCCCCGCAGCAGCTCGGAAAAAGGTATGAAATCATCGGTCACATCCACACCCGCCTTGCGTTTGCGCGGTGGGACGTCCGCGCTCGAGTCCGTCACCGCGCCGGCGAGCCCGCCAACGGAGCCCTCGGTGGCGACGATGAGCCGGGCCAGCTCGGCGGCGGCGCGGGCGACGCGCTTGTTAAAGTCCGCGCCCTCCGGCCCGCCGAAATCATCAGTGGCGGCGAACAGCGAGGTGGGAACCACGACGGCGCGCATGTACGACAGCAGCGGGCGCATCGCGTACTCAGTCACCAGCGAGTGGCGCGCCGTGCCCGCGGTCGCGGCGATAATCGTCGGCATTCCGTTGAGGGCGTCGGTGTCCAGCACGTCGAAAAACATCTTGAACAAACCCGTGTAGCTCGCCTTGAACACCGGGGTGACGGCAACCAGGGCGTCGGCCGCGCTGAGCTGGGTCTTGACCTCGTCGAGGTGGGCGGTAGACATGCCCGTCGAGGTGTGCTGGGCCAGATCCGCCGTAAGCTCGCGCAGCTCAATGGTGGTCACCTTGAGCTTCTCGCCGCGCCCGCCGACGGCCGAGGACACCGCATTAGCGATCGTGTCGGCCACCTGGCGCGTTGTGGAGGGCGTCGATAAGCCAGCGGAAAGAACAATCAGGCGCTTCATTAATTCGCCTCCCCGTCGTTGCCCGGGTTGACCTCGAAGTGCGGCAGCGAGAGGCCTTCGCGCTTCGCGGCCAGCAGGGTGTCAAACGTCGGCGGGTCTGACGGCACATGGTCTGGGCGGCGCGCCTCCATGCGGCGGCGCAGCTCGGGCACGACCTCGGCGGCAAGGCGCTCAAGCTGGTTCAGCACGACCTCCAGCGGTAAACCGGCGTGGTCGATGAGGAAGAGCTGGCGCTGGTAATCGCCCACCCAGTCCGCGAACTGCATTGTGCGCTCAATAATCATCTCCGGCGTTCCCACCGTCAGCGGGGTC
Above is a window of Corynebacterium sanguinis DNA encoding:
- a CDS encoding MBL fold metallo-hydrolase, which gives rise to MQITGFAAGPLQTNCYIVSNEDTGEAVVVDPSYGAHARVEKFCAAENLTVVAIILTHGHIDHIRDAGIFGVETFIHTDDAFMLDGAAATEWLRVPFDIDNMEPIANLTEVTGGQQVTLAGMDFTVRHAPGHSPGSALWIHDDFVLAGDVIFQGSIGRTDLPYSDEEAMQASLRGPVWEIEDRLPLLPGHGPTTTMAHERATNPYLRAANQGR
- the hisS gene encoding histidine--tRNA ligase, producing MSENSTFQALSAPKGVPDYVPPASATFIAVRDEFARQARLAGYQHIELPVFEDTTLFARGVGESTDVVSKEMYTFADRGDRSVTLRPEGTAGVMRAVIEHNLDRGYLPVKLNYYGPFFRYERPQAGRYRQLQQVGVEAIGVDDPLLDAEIIALADRCYRAVGLTGFRLELTSLGDNTCRPAYREKLQKFLFSLDLDEETRRRAEINPLRVLDDKRPEVKAMTADAPLMIDHLSDEARAHFDTVTATLDAMGVDYVINPRMVRGLDYYTKTTFEFVHDGLGAQSGIGGGGRYDGLMAQIGGQDLSGIGFGLGVDRTVLALEAEGVTLDGVERRVDVFGVAMGEEASKRMSLLIDDLRAAGISADMSYGGRGLKGAMKGADRAGAKFALVLGDNELEASEVAVKNLAEHSQTSVALDAQAVIAAVASTR
- a CDS encoding L-serine ammonia-lyase produces the protein MSQNTVSVVDLFSIGIGPSSSHTVGPMRAAMAFVDNLGELPTRVGVELRGSLAATGVGHGTDRAVLLGLVGYTPTTTTPDIDPVPGVAIPESGTISGPAGSVDYEVTFNPKPVAQHPNCLIFDAWDAEGNRITSRKEYYSVGGGFILDRAGMEAHRNRAGVSTEQPDDTIPFEFHSGEELLNHCRDNGLSIAEVMRANEEALHGWDTVSAHLDSVWNVMQECVANGLKAEGVLPGGLNVTRRAPRLYRLLTAEYEESTARGLDAMEWVNLFALAVNEENAAHGQVVTAPTNGAAGIIPAVMHYCRDFTEDFTDERAREFLLTAGAIGAIIKTNASISGAEVGCQGEVGSASAMAAAGMCAILGGTAEQVENAAEIALEHNLGLTCDPVGGLVQVPCIERNAIGGVKAINAARLAKLGDGTNIVTLDDVVETMAATGRDMMTKYKETSMGGLAVQLGLPVNITEC
- a CDS encoding FMN reductase; protein product: MKRLIVLSAGLSTPSTTRQVADTIANAVSSAVGGRGEKLKVTTIELRELTADLAQHTSTGMSTAHLDEVKTQLSAADALVAVTPVFKASYTGLFKMFFDVLDTDALNGMPTIIAATAGTARHSLVTEYAMRPLLSYMRAVVVPTSLFAATDDFGGPEGADFNKRVARAAAELARLIVATEGSVGGLAGAVTDSSADVPPRKRKAGVDVTDDFIPFSELLRGHRGE